Proteins encoded in a region of the Vitis riparia cultivar Riparia Gloire de Montpellier isolate 1030 chromosome 7, EGFV_Vit.rip_1.0, whole genome shotgun sequence genome:
- the LOC117918397 gene encoding bystin-like produces the protein MGKKRSKYHNPQPFLADDDVASSKKRSKPAKHHQAEEKMISSGMSSKILKEALLQQKEMEDEARDQNPNSSFFAVEEEPAKDEEEDVDDFAGFDDTQSHFGGYEEEIDEEDEKLLEVFLSKNTGPERTLADVIAEKIKEKDEQFSSEVRPLPKLDTSIIDLYKGVGKLLNKYTAGKLPKAFKHIPSVQHWEEVLYLTEPENWSPNAVYQATRIFASNLGGKKAERFYRLVLLPRVREDIQKNKRLHFALYQTLKKSLYKPAAFFKGILFPLCESGTCNLREAVIIGSIIEKVSIPALHSSVALLKLAEMEYCGTTSYFIKILLDKKYALPYRAVDAVAAHFIRFIEDTRIMPVIWHQSLLTFVQRYKNQLRKEDKDSLKTLIENQRHKLVTPEISRELNNSRNRGEKEDDLMLISSPISVINKTIEEDRFDIPDVPMEED, from the exons ATGGGGAAGAAGAGAAGCAAGTACCACAATCCTCAACCCTTCCTCGCCGATGACGATGTGGCCTCATCCAAGAAGCGTTCCAAGCCGGCCAAGCATCACCAGGCTGAAGAAAAG ATGATATCCTCTGGTATGAgctcaaaaattttgaaagaagcTCTGCTTCAGCAAAAGGAGATGGAAGACGAAGCCCGGGACCAAAACCCTAATAGCTCCTTCTTCGCGGTCGAAGAAGAACCGGCCAAGGATGAAGAAGAGGATGTCGACGATTTTGCCGGATTTGACGACACTCAAAGCCATTTTGGCGGTTATGAG GAAGAGATTGATGAGGAGGACGAGAAATTACTGGAGGTTTTCCTTTCAAAGAATACTGGTCCAGAGCGAACGCTAGCAGATGTCATTGctgagaaaattaaagaaaaagatgaacAATTTTCCTCAG AAGTGCGACCTTTGCCGAAATTGGATACCTCTATCATTGATTTATACAAGGG AGTTGGCAAACTTCTTAATAAATACACTGCGGGAAAACTTCCTAAGGCTTTCAAACATATTCCTTCAGTTCAACATTGGGAGGAGGTCCTGTACCTAACTGAACCTGAGAATTGGTCACCCAATGCAGTGTACCAAGCCACTAGGATTTTTGCTTCCAATTTGGGTGGGAAGAAGGCAGAACGGTTTTACAGGCTTGTCTTGCTCCCACGAGTCAGAGAAGATATCCAGAAGAATAAGAGATTACATTTTGCTTTATATCAAACTTTAAAGAAGTCTTTGTACAAACCTGCCGCCTTCTTCAAGGGAATATTGTTTCCATTGTGTGAG TCAGGAACATGCAACCTTAGGGAAGCTGTCATTATTGGAAGCATCATTGAAAAGGTCTCCATTCCTGCTCTACATTCAAG TGTTGCATTATTGAAGCTTGCAGAGATGGAGTATTGTGGCACAACAAG CTATTTCATAAAGATTCTCCTTGACAAGAAGTATGCTCTGCCATATCGTGCTGTTGATGCTGTTGCAGCTCATTTTATAAGATTTATTGAGGATACAAGGATAATGCCTGTGATTTGGCACCAGTCACTTCTTACATTTGTTCAGAG GTACAAAAATCAACTGAGGAAAGAGGATAAAGATTCCCttaaaactttaattgaaaatcaaagacACAAACTA GTTACTCCTGAGATTAGCAGAGAGTTAAACAATAGCAGGAATCGTGGTGAGAAGGAAGATGATCTTATGTTAATCT CATCTCCTATTTCTGTGATCAATAAAACAATAGAAGAAGACAGGTTTGATATTCCAGATGTTCCAATGGAGGAGGACTAA
- the LOC117918398 gene encoding octanoyltransferase LIP2p, chloroplastic-like: MILSTTHSFGSILTPSHSTRPYTPHLNAVLSKLSQASQFSISVTYKEKRLCECFDLYNELVPYGEAWSWQKSIVKEKKALIQRNQNCSDALIILQHPPVFTLGTGSSEEYMNFEIIDAPYDVYRTERGGEVTYHGPGQLVMYPIINLRNHKMDLHWYLRALEEVVIRVLSTTFSIKASRLEGFTGVWVGDQKLAAIGIRVSQWIAYHGLALNVTTDLTPFQLIVPCGIRNRKIGSIKGILGEFGSSNRCGASDINYIDDFQLIDITHKSLIKEFSEVFQLELALKPISML; this comes from the exons ATGATTCTCTCGACAACTCATAGTTTTGGCTCAATTCTAACTCCAAGCCATTCAACAAGACCATACACGCCTCACTTGAATGCGGTGTTGTCAAAATTGAGCCAAGCTTCGCAGTTCAGCATCTCAGtaacttacaaagaaaaaagatt ATGTGAATGCTTTGATTTGTATAATGAGCTAGTTCCATATGGTGAGGCATGGTCTTGGCAGAAATCAATTGTCAAAGAGAAGAAGGCATTGATTCAAAGGAATCAAAATTGTTCTGATGCATTAATTATTCTACAACATCCCCCTGTTTTTACACTGGGTACTGGTAGCTCTGAGGAGTACATGAATTTTGAGATAATTGATGCGCCTTATGATGTTTATAGAACAGAACGTGGGGGTGAAGTTACATATCATGGGCCTGGCCAG CTAGTTATGTACCCTATTATCAATCTCCGAAATCACAAGATGGATCTGCATTGGTACCTCAGGGCACTTGAGGAGGTAGTCATTCGTGTTCTGTCCACTACATTTTCTATTAAAGCTTCTCGACTTGAGGGTTTTACTGGCGTTTGGGTTG GGGATCAGAAACTAGCAGCCATTGGGATACGAGTGTCTCAATGGATAGCATATCATGGCTTAGCACTGAATGTCACCACAGACCTTACTCCCTTTCAGCTGATAGTCCCATGTGGCATAAGGAACCGTAAGATTGGAAGTATTAAGGGGATTCTTGGGGAATTTGGGTCATCCAATCGATGTGGAGCATCAGATATCAATTATATTGATGATTTTCAGTTGATTGATATCACACACAAGTCTTTGATAAAGGAGTTTTCTGAAGTTTTTCAGCTTGAACTTGCCCTTAAGCCCATCTCCATGTTGTAA
- the LOC117917654 gene encoding probable indole-3-acetic acid-amido synthetase GH3.6, which translates to MAASAFPLQSNNKNPSPFLSTSASPREVILGSNVEQQMYCHILCGLRNLDFIDGIRAPYAVGLIRAFALLESKWEQICEDLKCGFPSMEITDIAMRDSVTEVLAGPQLDLSKRIRTICEGKNWGGIVGKLWPNVRYIKCVCTGSMEQYHQKLKYYAGEIPVLGGDYFASECCVGINLDILQPPQLTGYVLLPTAAYFEFLPFNLDEEEIGDYAQETVDFSGVEVGKMYEIVVTTYRGFFRYRLGDVVRVVGFHNKSPEVEFVMRAPKTPAEILTERDLMTAMGNFQLVLRTVKMPDVTEFASFFDLDSIPKQLKIFVEVAGVLQDEKLQELGSVLRRNFSSLEDGLGGVYKLRKGRGEVGPLLVSIVKPGSFNRLLQMATENGAPASQYKPPKIIRNLEIVHFMEGSALLTVSLDSSD; encoded by the coding sequence ATGGCTGCCTCTGCATTCCCATTACAAAGCAATAACAAGAACccttctccatttctttctacATCTGCTAGTCCCCGAGAGGTTATTCTGGGATCCAATGTTGAGCAACAAATGTATTGCCACATTCTTTGTGGCCTAAGGAATTTGGATTTCATTGATGGGATTCGAGCACCATATGCAGTTGGCCTAATCAGAGCCTTTGCCCTGCTAGAATCCAAATGGGAGCAAATATGTGAGGATCTTAAATGCGGGTTTCCAAGTATGGAGATTACTGATATTGCAATGAGAGATTCTGTTACAGAGGTTCTAGCTGGGCCTCAATTGGATTTGTCAAAGAGAATCCGAACAATCTGTGAAGGAAAGAATTGGGGAGGTATTGTGGGTAAATTATGGCCTAATGTTCGATACATCAAGTGTGTTTGTACAGGAAGTATGGAGCAGTATCATCAGAAGCTTAAGTACTATGCAGGAGAGATACCTGTCTTGGGTGGAGACTACTTTGCTTCAGAATGCTGTGTGGGCATTAATTTGGATATCCTGCAGCCCCCACAGCTTACTGGGTATGTTCTGCTTCCAACTGCAGCTTATTTTGAGTTTCTTCCCTTTAATTTGGACGAAGAAGAAATAGGTGATTATGCTCAAGAAACTGTTGATTTTTCTGGTGTTGAGGTGGGGAAGATGTATGAGATAGTTGTGACTACCTATAGGGGATTTTTCCGGTATCGTTTGGGCGATGTTGTGAGAGTTGTGGGCTTCCATAATAAATCTCCAGAAGTGGAGTTTGTGATGAGGGCCCCCAAGACTCCTGCTGAGATATTGACTGAAAGAGACCTGATGACTGCAATGGGAAATTTCCAGCTTGTTCTAAGAACTGTGAAAATGCCAGATGTTACAGAGTTTGCAAGTTTCTTCGACTTGGATTCAATCCCAAAGCAGTTGAAGATTTTTGTTGAGGTTGCTGGGGTTCTACAGGATGAGAAGTTGCAGGAGTTGGGTTCAGTTCTCAGAAGGAATTTTTCCTCTCTTGAAGATGGGTTGGGAGGCGTTTATAAATTGAGGAAGGGGAGAGGTGAGGTTGGCCCTTTATTAGTGTCCATTGTAAAGCCAGGTAGCTTCAATAGATTACTGCAGATGGCTACAGAGAATGGAGCACCAGCTAGTCAATATAAACCTCCCAAAATTATAAGGAATCTAGAGATTGTCCATTTCATGGAAGGGTCTGCTCTACTGACTGTATCCCTTGATTCTTCAGATTGA
- the LOC117917510 gene encoding uncharacterized protein LOC117917510: protein MQSSSIDPILFNTNFSAMLKIINTRLRRLCSRLRWPLRGRSRPRVVIKTLGKSSSKSHFDAKREAAANGSAVVHPNGQLGAEKPNKTIRIATFNAALFSMAPAVPRAEKGENFGNGNVEGLKGKRSVDMNFRTKSVNERPKSILKQSPLHPNSMILPENLSKQQKFAKSKPRVSINLPDNEISLGRNRKLSFVEEKEGSSSSTIGRILRGKAPLRSTVSFPASLEKVTEGEAYRSRRTVVEVLRELDADILALQDVKAEEEKAMKPLSDLAAALGMNYVFAESWAPEYGNAILSKWPIKRWKVQKIFDDTDFRNVLKATIDVPQAGEVNFHCTHLDHLDENWRMKQINSIIQSNEGPHILAGGLNSLDETDYSSERWTDIVKYYEEMGKPTPKVEVMKFLKSKQYTDAKDFAGECESVVMIAKGQSVQGTCKYGTRVDYVLASPSSPYKFVPGSYSVFSSKGTSDHHIVKVDIAKVESIGQENGARKRRKQKQKVVKITDSSSKGIWTAQA, encoded by the exons atgCAATCATCAAGTATAGACCCAATTTTGTTCAACACCAACTTCTCCGCAATGCTCAAGATCATCAACACCAGGCTGCGCCGCCTCTGCTCCCGTCTCCGGTGGCCGCTCCGGGGCCGGTCCAGGCCTAGAGTTGTGATCAAAACACTGGGAAAATCTagctcaaaatctcattttgatGCTAAACGTGAGGCTGCTGCTAATGGGTCTGCCGTGGTTCATCCAAACGGGCAGTTGGGGGCCGAAAAACCCAACAAAACTATCCGAATTGCGACTTTCAATGCTGCCTTGTTCTCCATGGCGCCTGCAGTTCCCAGAGCTGAGAAAGGAGAGAATTTTGGGAATGGAAATGTGGAAGGTTTGAAGGGAAAGAGGTCTGTGGATATGAATTTCCGGACGAAGTCTGTGAATGAGAGACCGAAAAGTATTCTAAAGCAGTCTCCTCTGCATCCGAATTCCATGATCCTTCCAGAGAATCTTTCCAAGCAACAGAAGTTTGCAAAATCCAAGCCACGGGTCTCGATCAATTTGCCTGACAATGAGATTTCCCTGGGGAGAAATCGAAAATTGAGCTTTGTGGAGGAAAAGGAAGGGTCATCAAGCAGCACCATAGGTAGAATTTTGAGAGGAAAAGCTCCATTGAGATCCACAGTGAGCTTCCCAGCAAGCTTGGAAAAGGTTACAGAAGGAGAGGCCTACAGAAGCCGCAGAACAGTTGTTGAGGTGTTGAGAGAGTTGGATGCTGATATATTGGCTCTGCAAGATGTGAAAGCAGAGGAAGAAAAGGCCATGAAACCTTTGTCAGATTTGGCTGCTGCTTTGGGGATGAATTATGTCTTTGCAGAGAGCTGGGCTCCCGAGTACGGCAATGCCATCCTGTCGAAGTGGCCGATCAAGCGATGGAAAGTTCAGAAGATCTTTGATGACACTGATTTCAG GAATGTTTTGAAGGCTACCATAGATGTTCCCCAGGCAGGAGAAGTGAACTTCCATTGCACCCACCTTGATCATCTCGACGAGAACTGGAGGATGAAACAGATAAACTCTATAATCCAATCCAATGAAGGACCCCACATCTTAGCTGGGGGCCTAAATTCTCTGGATGAAACAGATTACTCATCAGAAAGATGGACAGACATTGTAAAG TACTATGAGGAGATGGGAAAGCCGACACCAAAGGTGGAGGTGATGAAGTTCTTGAAGAGTAAACAGTACACTGATGCTAAGGACTTTGCGGGCGAATGCGAGTCAGTAGTGATGATAGCCAAAGGCCAAA GCGTGCAGGGCACTTGCAAGTATGGAACTAGGGTAGACTACGTATTGGCATCACCAAGCTCACCATACAAGTTTGTTCCTGGATCATACTCTGTCTTCTCTTCAAAAGGGACCTCTGATCATCACATTGTGAAGGTGGACATAGCAAAAGTAGAGAGCATTGGCCAAGAAAATGGTGCTAGAAAGAGGAGAAAACAGAAACAGAAGGTCGTAAAGATAACAGACAGCTCATCAAAAGGTATATGGACAGCACAGGCTTGA